Proteins encoded together in one Erigeron canadensis isolate Cc75 unplaced genomic scaffold, C_canadensis_v1 Conyza_canadensis_unscaffolded:224, whole genome shotgun sequence window:
- the LOC122584309 gene encoding flotillin-like protein 3, with the protein MYRVARASEYLVITGFGIEDIKIAKKAWIFPGQTYSVFDISPVNYTFEVQAMSAEKLPFVLPAVFTIGPRAEDDESLQKYAKLISPHDKLSDHVNELVKGIIEGETRVLAASMTMEDIFKGTKDFKQEVFEKVQLELNQFGLWIYNANVKQLVDVPGHEYFSYLGQKTQMEAANQAKIDVAEAKMKGEIGAKLRTGQTLQNAAKIDAETKIISTQRQGQGKKEEIRVMTEVKVFENEREAEVAEANAELAMKKAKWAKNSQVAEVEARKAVALREAELQKEVEIMNALTQTEKLKADFLSKASVEYETKVQEANWELYKKQKAAEAALYEKEKEAEAQKAMAEASYYARQQVADGELYAKQKEAEGLIALAQAHGAYMRTLLETLGGNYAYVRDYLMVNSRMYQEIAQINGDAVKGLQPKISIWTGAGGSGEGRDGGKGMVGGAMNEVAEVYKMLPPLLSTVHEQTGMSPPNWMGRITGS; encoded by the exons ATGTACAGAGTAGCAAGAGCATCGGAATATCTGGTGATCACCGGATTCGGAATCGAGGATATCAAAATCGCTAAGAAGGCATGGATATTCCCCGGCCAAACGTACTCTGTTTTCGATATCTCTCCGGTGAACTACACCTTCGAAGTACAAGCAATGAGCGCTGAGAAGCTTCCGTTCGTTCTTCCGGCGGTTTTCACAATCGGACCTCGTGCTGAAGACGACGAGAGTCTCCAGAAGTACGCGAAGCTGATATCGCCTCACGATAAACTGTCGGATCATGTGAATGAGTTAGTGAAGGGAATCATTGAAGGAGAGACTCGTGTACTTGCTGCTTCCATGACTATGGAAGATATTTTCAAAGGAACAAAGGATTTTAAGCAGGAAGTGTTTGAGAAGGTTCAATTGGAGCTGAATCAGTTTGGATTGTGGATCTACAATGCGAATGTTAAGCAGTTGGTTGATGTTCCTGGACATGAGTACTTTTCGTATCTAGGTCAGAAAACGCAGATGGAAGCGGCTAATCAGGCGAAAATCGATGTTGCTGAAGCTAAGATGAAG GGTGAGATAGGAGCAAAGCTTCGAACCGGACAGACACTGCAGAATGCAGCAAAGATTGATGCTGAGACAAAGATCATATCGACCCAGAGGCAAGGACAGGGGAAAAAGGAAGAGATAAGAGTGATGACTGAGGTAAAGGTGTTTGAGAATGAGAGGGAGGCTGAAGTGGCTGAAGCAAATGCTGAGCTGGCAATGAAGAAGGCGAAGTGGGCGAAGAATTCACAGGTTGCAGAGGTGGAAGCCAGGAAGGCGGTGGCACTCAGGGAGGCAGAACTGCAAAAGGAGGTTGAAATCATGAATGCTTTGACTCAGACAGAGAAGCTCAAGGCTGACTTCCTGAGCAAAGCTAGTGTTGAGTATGAAACCAAG GTACAAGAGGCAAACTGGGAGCTATACAAGAAGCAAAAAGCTGCAGAAGCGGCACTctatgagaaagaaaaagaagcagAGGCTCAAAAGGCGATGGCTGAGGCCTCATATTATGCTCGCCAACAAGTAGCCGATGGTGAATTATATGCAAAACAAAAGGAGGCAGAGGGTCTCATTGCGCTTGCCCAAGCCCATGGTGCCTACATGCGCACACTTCTTGAGACATTAGGAGGAAACTATGCATATGTAAGGGATTATCTGATGGTCAATAGCCGAATGTATCAAGAAATCGCCCAGATTAATGGTGACGCTGTTAAGGGGTTGCAGCCAAAGATAAGCATTTGGACTGGTGCAGGTGGTAGTGGCGAAGGCAGGGATGGTGGTAAGGGCATGGTTGGTGGTGCTATGAATGAAGTTGCAGAGGTCTATAAGATGTTGCCGCCATTGTTGAGCACAGTTCATGAGCAGACTGGAATGTCACCTCCAAATTGGATGGGCAGGATTACTGGATCCTAG